From one Chryseobacterium sp. 3008163 genomic stretch:
- a CDS encoding type II toxin-antitoxin system RelE/ParE family toxin, with product MAKRLKWTEFSKSQRKDILEYWNTRNKSKEYSRKLNELFDKIALMILEYPEIGLKISGSECRGRLIRDYYIIYINSEKSIEILSIFDTRQNPEKLEKILGL from the coding sequence ATGGCTAAAAGATTAAAATGGACAGAATTTTCAAAAAGCCAACGAAAAGATATTTTAGAATATTGGAACACTAGAAACAAATCAAAAGAATATTCAAGAAAACTAAATGAACTTTTTGACAAAATAGCATTAATGATTTTGGAATATCCTGAAATTGGGCTAAAAATAAGTGGTTCGGAATGTCGTGGAAGATTAATTAGAGATTATTACATTATCTATATAAACTCAGAAAAAAGTATTGAAATCTTAAGTATTTTTGATACTCGACAAAATCCTGAAAAACTCGAAAAAATTTTAGGATTATGA
- the recF gene encoding DNA replication/repair protein RecF (All proteins in this family for which functions are known are DNA-binding proteins that assist the filamentation of RecA onto DNA for the initiation of recombination or recombinational repair.) gives MIINKLTLYNFKNHSEKKFEFSPQINCFVGNNGAGKTNILDALHYLSVGKSFLGNTDTNNIKNGEDFFTIDAEIQNDGSEDIIKISQPKEAKKVIKKNDKSYDRMADHIGYLPSVMISPYDSNLISDSGESRRKFLDSMISQTDSGYLFDLIQYQKTIQQRNALLKYFAKNRTWDKDSLEIYDEPITKSGTKIFEKRREFVAKLNPIVQNFYQIISGGKETVSVIYESHLLEESFENLLKGSLERDRMLTYTSKGIHKDDLLFEMDGVLIKKIGSQGQQKSFLISLKLAQMSLIKELTGKTPILLLDDIFDKLDDTRVAQLIKLVNQENFGQIFITDTHRDRTESVVKKINEESIIFEI, from the coding sequence ATGATCATTAACAAACTCACCCTTTACAATTTTAAAAACCATTCTGAAAAAAAGTTTGAGTTTTCGCCGCAAATCAACTGTTTTGTGGGAAATAACGGTGCCGGAAAAACCAATATCCTTGATGCTTTGCACTATCTTTCTGTAGGAAAAAGCTTCTTGGGGAATACCGATACCAACAATATCAAAAATGGCGAAGATTTCTTTACTATCGATGCTGAAATTCAAAATGATGGCAGCGAAGATATCATTAAAATCTCTCAGCCTAAAGAAGCGAAAAAAGTCATTAAAAAAAATGACAAAAGCTACGATCGAATGGCAGATCACATTGGTTATTTACCTAGTGTCATGATTTCTCCCTACGATTCAAATCTGATTTCAGATTCCGGGGAAAGTCGCAGGAAGTTTCTGGATTCTATGATTTCTCAGACCGATTCGGGATATCTTTTTGATTTAATTCAGTATCAGAAAACAATTCAACAGAGAAATGCTTTGTTGAAATATTTTGCAAAAAACAGAACTTGGGATAAAGATTCATTAGAAATTTATGACGAACCCATCACAAAATCAGGAACAAAAATTTTTGAAAAAAGAAGAGAATTTGTAGCCAAACTAAATCCTATCGTTCAGAATTTTTATCAGATCATTTCCGGTGGAAAAGAAACTGTTTCTGTAATTTATGAATCTCATTTATTGGAGGAATCATTTGAAAATTTATTAAAAGGTAGTTTGGAACGCGACAGAATGCTTACCTACACTTCAAAAGGAATCCACAAAGATGATTTACTTTTTGAAATGGATGGTGTTCTCATTAAAAAAATTGGATCACAAGGACAGCAAAAATCGTTTTTAATTTCATTAAAATTAGCTCAAATGAGTTTAATAAAAGAACTCACCGGAAAAACTCCGATTCTTTTATTGGATGATATTTTTGATAAATTAGATGACACTCGTGTTGCTCAGTTGATAAAATTGGTCAATCAGGAGAATTTCGGGCAGATTTTTATTACAGATACGCATAGAGACCGTACAGAAAGTGTAGTGAAAAAGATCAATGAGGAAAGTATAATATTTGAGATTTGA
- a CDS encoding recombinase, translating to MKFLSSSTKNFESVLKKYFSFKNETLSLEPFAEFLESIKKADFTDVLNYFKANPTITHHFKYYISNIFEGRPFNLSLTEANILSENAFFPELKKRILNKVLPPVENEKTVWYMVDNISFRPKKDLEYLHNLPENEMDEFLEILGISDFIQKPKVKRELIFSMNILSWRVTGMALDVEVVRMAPEYRNFDNPFLALQKELETLAEEFKINPDIQLTSKDSRYKQIKIYTEQCLDFVNIAFKNSSKYGISGKINQALLKIRQQTQRIYEIVQLLVIDNDADVIIRSKQLMFNILSYKSHKNNISELFNDSTRMISHLITNHTAETGSHYITSNRKQYMKMFYKASGGGIIVGALCVLKMLYGFMPGSDFFHAFLYSLNYAMGFVMIYLMGFTLATKQPAMTAATMTKVLSEQGNSKRNNTEFADLVSKLFRSQFIAFVGNVLLAFPVAMAIIYGLDVFFSQNLAVEKSEKLLRDLDPFNSKAILHASIAGFYLFISGIISGNIGNNSIFFQIPDRIAKNQSIKRVFGAKFAKSLSKYYAKNWAGIVSNFWFGVFLGATAPIGLFFGLDLDIRHITFAAGNFALGLYGKDFSVDSYTFWLALLTVFIIGFFNFLVSFSLSMFLAFRSRKLNFGEVSEIYREIFKYFLKNPLKFFIPLRSTFDHKTSNMMQNTIPTKSEDQ from the coding sequence ATGAAATTTCTCAGTTCAAGTACAAAAAATTTTGAATCTGTTCTTAAAAAATATTTTTCTTTTAAGAATGAAACCCTTTCTCTGGAGCCTTTTGCAGAGTTTTTGGAAAGTATAAAGAAAGCCGATTTTACCGACGTTCTCAATTATTTTAAGGCAAATCCTACTATAACTCATCATTTCAAATACTATATAAGCAATATTTTTGAAGGCAGACCTTTCAATTTATCATTAACTGAGGCTAATATATTATCTGAAAATGCTTTTTTTCCTGAATTAAAAAAACGAATTCTTAATAAAGTTTTGCCTCCCGTAGAGAATGAAAAAACGGTTTGGTACATGGTCGACAATATCAGTTTCAGACCCAAAAAAGATCTCGAATACCTCCATAATCTTCCGGAAAATGAGATGGATGAGTTTTTAGAGATTTTAGGAATTTCAGATTTTATTCAAAAACCCAAAGTCAAAAGAGAACTTATTTTCTCGATGAATATTCTCTCATGGCGTGTTACGGGGATGGCATTGGATGTTGAGGTTGTAAGAATGGCTCCCGAATACAGAAATTTTGACAACCCTTTTTTAGCATTACAAAAAGAACTTGAAACGTTGGCTGAAGAGTTTAAAATCAATCCTGACATCCAACTAACTTCTAAAGACAGCAGATACAAACAGATCAAAATTTACACGGAACAATGCCTTGATTTTGTCAATATCGCATTTAAAAATTCATCGAAGTACGGGATATCAGGGAAAATTAATCAGGCACTTTTAAAAATTCGTCAGCAGACTCAAAGAATTTATGAGATTGTACAATTGTTGGTGATTGATAATGACGCAGATGTTATTATTAGATCTAAACAATTGATGTTTAATATTTTGAGTTATAAATCTCATAAGAATAACATCTCTGAACTTTTCAACGACAGCACGAGAATGATTTCTCATCTCATTACGAATCATACTGCCGAAACGGGAAGTCACTACATCACTTCCAACCGCAAGCAGTACATGAAAATGTTCTACAAAGCGAGTGGCGGTGGAATTATCGTAGGAGCTTTGTGTGTCTTAAAAATGTTGTACGGTTTTATGCCGGGAAGCGACTTTTTCCATGCGTTTTTATATTCATTAAATTACGCAATGGGATTTGTGATGATTTATCTGATGGGTTTTACATTAGCAACAAAACAACCCGCAATGACCGCTGCAACGATGACTAAAGTTCTTTCTGAACAGGGAAATTCGAAAAGAAATAATACCGAATTTGCTGATTTGGTTTCCAAATTATTCAGAAGCCAATTTATTGCTTTTGTCGGGAATGTTTTATTGGCTTTTCCGGTTGCGATGGCAATTATTTATGGATTAGATGTGTTTTTCTCACAAAATCTGGCGGTTGAAAAATCTGAAAAATTATTGAGAGATTTAGATCCATTTAATTCTAAAGCAATTCTTCATGCAAGTATTGCAGGTTTTTATCTTTTCATTTCTGGGATTATTTCCGGGAACATTGGAAATAACTCTATTTTCTTTCAGATTCCGGATAGAATTGCAAAAAACCAGTCGATCAAAAGAGTTTTTGGGGCAAAATTTGCCAAAAGCCTTTCAAAATATTATGCAAAAAACTGGGCGGGAATTGTTTCTAATTTCTGGTTCGGTGTATTTCTTGGAGCTACGGCGCCTATTGGTTTGTTCTTCGGATTAGATCTCGATATCCGTCACATCACGTTTGCTGCAGGAAATTTTGCATTAGGTTTGTATGGGAAAGATTTCAGTGTAGATTCTTACACGTTTTGGTTGGCGCTGCTTACGGTTTTCATTATTGGATTCTTCAACTTTTTGGTGAGTTTCAGTTTGTCTATGTTTTTGGCGTTTAGATCACGAAAGTTGAATTTTGGTGAGGTTAGTGAGATTTATAGAGAGATTTTTAAATATTTCTTGAAAAACCCATTGAAGTTTTTCATACCGTTGCGTTCTACTTTTGATCATAAAACGTCTAATATGATGCAAAATACAATTCCTACAAAATCTGAAGATCAGTAA
- the mtgA gene encoding monofunctional biosynthetic peptidoglycan transglycosylase encodes MWKKIKQFIFIVLILNVVFIIWGRFFNPPITITQIGGLFEYGRLNRDYISYDEMGSNVKKAVIASEDQKFFNHNGFDYTAIEKAMKNNEKGKKIRGGSTISQQTAKNVFLWQGRSWIRKGLEAMYTFIIEKVWSKDIILERYLNSIEMGQGVFGVEAASQYYFGKSSKDLSASDAAWIAAVLPNPKKYDPKNPSAYLRKKHNWILRQMRNVSLK; translated from the coding sequence ATGTGGAAGAAAATAAAACAATTCATTTTCATCGTTCTTATTCTGAACGTAGTATTTATCATCTGGGGGAGGTTTTTTAATCCGCCCATCACTATTACACAAATTGGTGGACTTTTCGAGTACGGAAGGCTTAATCGTGATTACATTTCTTACGACGAAATGGGAAGTAATGTGAAAAAAGCCGTGATTGCATCAGAAGATCAGAAGTTTTTTAACCATAATGGTTTCGATTATACAGCGATTGAAAAGGCGATGAAAAACAACGAAAAAGGCAAAAAAATTCGTGGTGGAAGCACCATTTCCCAGCAAACAGCAAAAAATGTTTTTCTTTGGCAGGGCAGAAGCTGGATCAGGAAAGGGCTGGAAGCAATGTACACTTTCATCATCGAAAAAGTTTGGTCAAAAGATATTATCCTGGAAAGATATCTGAATTCTATCGAAATGGGGCAGGGTGTTTTCGGGGTTGAAGCAGCTTCACAATACTATTTCGGAAAATCTTCAAAGGATCTTTCCGCTTCAGATGCAGCTTGGATTGCAGCAGTTTTGCCAAACCCTAAAAAATATGATCCGAAAAATCCTTCAGCCTATTTGAGAAAGAAACATAACTGGATCTTGAGACAAATGAGAAATGTAAGTTTGAAATAG
- a CDS encoding ABC transporter substrate-binding protein, translated as MKLKFLFIIAFLSVISCKQETKISSSDVVSLSSKLNFREDKGNLHLESGKFKYNFKNNQLPFKKVILLNSSLLGFISEIGAENTVIGVSSPEYIYSSKINDLVTQGKIQNVGNEQKYDVEKIISLKPDAIFTNYIASFDNTYQLLKNNGIQVIFLDEYMEQKPLEKTAYLKLFGKLFGKEELAEKKYSEIEKNYNELKKLALTSKSQPKVLANEMYGDIWYLPGGKTFTANYIADANADYILKGNTEEKAVTMSFEEVYAKSKQTQYWVNVGNHLSKQELLNINPFYGKLEVFNKGKIYGVNAKEKQKANDFFETGVVRSDLILKDYIKILHPELLPDYQLTYMKELQ; from the coding sequence ATGAAACTGAAATTTTTATTCATTATTGCATTTTTATCGGTAATCTCCTGTAAACAAGAGACAAAAATATCATCATCTGATGTTGTTTCCTTGTCTTCAAAACTGAATTTTAGAGAAGATAAGGGCAATCTGCACTTAGAATCAGGAAAATTTAAATATAATTTTAAAAATAATCAGCTTCCTTTTAAAAAAGTGATTCTGCTAAATTCAAGTTTGCTCGGTTTTATTTCTGAGATTGGAGCGGAAAACACGGTGATTGGAGTCTCCAGTCCTGAGTATATTTATTCTTCAAAAATTAATGATTTAGTTACTCAAGGGAAAATTCAAAACGTCGGAAACGAACAAAAGTATGATGTTGAAAAAATCATTTCTCTAAAACCCGATGCAATTTTCACCAACTATATTGCAAGTTTCGATAATACCTATCAACTCCTGAAAAACAACGGAATTCAGGTTATATTCTTAGATGAATATATGGAACAGAAACCATTGGAGAAAACTGCTTATCTTAAACTTTTCGGAAAACTTTTCGGAAAAGAAGAATTAGCAGAAAAAAAATATTCAGAGATTGAGAAAAATTATAACGAATTAAAAAAATTAGCTTTAACATCAAAATCACAACCGAAGGTTCTAGCAAACGAAATGTATGGCGATATTTGGTATTTGCCGGGCGGAAAAACTTTTACCGCAAATTATATTGCTGATGCTAATGCTGATTACATTCTTAAAGGAAATACTGAAGAAAAAGCAGTAACTATGAGCTTTGAAGAAGTCTATGCAAAATCAAAACAAACTCAATATTGGGTAAATGTAGGCAATCATCTTTCAAAACAAGAGTTATTAAATATCAATCCATTTTACGGTAAGCTTGAAGTTTTCAATAAAGGTAAAATATATGGCGTGAATGCAAAAGAAAAGCAAAAAGCCAATGATTTTTTTGAAACCGGAGTAGTGCGCTCTGATCTTATTCTGAAAGATTATATAAAGATCTTGCACCCAGAGCTTTTGCCCGATTATCAGCTGACTTACATGAAAGAATTACAATAG
- a CDS encoding SDR family oxidoreductase: MKKILLTGATGYIGKRMISVITEQGYKVVCCSRDVSRFSKPAGIDDNLIEVIEVDFLKEETLKNIPADISGAYYLMHSMSTSDNYEESEKICAQNFVSAIEKTECEHIIYLSGLVNQKELSKHLNSRFNVEKILIESKIPTTVLRAGIIIGSGSASFEIIRDLVEKLPIMITPKWLTTKCQPIGIANVLDFLIFTLFKKETYGKSFDIGCDDVLTYKEILLGFAKIRGLKRTIVTLPVMTPKLSSYWLYFITSTTYSLASSLVGSMKIEVICDKESLAEIKKITGVKPLSYEMALQRTLAKIQANEIRSSWKDSFVSSRNDSSLKEFIEVPHFGCFKDVRSEKYDDREKCLNRVFGLGGKNGWYGQSLWKVRGFLDVLVGGPGLRRGRTHPTQLHEGDALDFWRVLYASREEGKLILIAEMKLPGEAWLMFKLYKGKLWQKAVFRPKGLWGRLYWFSVLPFHGLIFKGMLRKLAADH; this comes from the coding sequence ATGAAAAAGATTCTATTAACAGGAGCAACAGGTTACATCGGTAAAAGGATGATTAGCGTGATTACCGAGCAAGGCTACAAAGTGGTTTGCTGTAGCCGTGATGTCAGCAGATTTTCTAAACCTGCAGGCATTGATGATAATTTAATTGAAGTTATCGAAGTTGATTTCTTGAAAGAGGAGACTTTAAAGAATATTCCGGCTGATATTTCGGGCGCATATTATCTGATGCATTCAATGAGCACGAGTGATAATTATGAAGAATCAGAGAAAATTTGTGCGCAAAATTTTGTTTCAGCCATTGAGAAAACTGAGTGCGAACATATTATCTATTTGTCTGGATTGGTCAATCAAAAAGAATTATCAAAGCATTTGAACTCCAGATTTAATGTAGAGAAGATTTTAATTGAATCTAAAATTCCAACAACAGTTTTACGAGCTGGGATTATCATCGGTTCCGGAAGTGCATCTTTTGAAATCATCAGAGATTTGGTTGAGAAATTGCCGATAATGATTACGCCTAAATGGCTCACTACCAAATGCCAACCTATTGGTATTGCCAATGTTTTGGATTTTCTAATTTTTACTCTTTTCAAAAAAGAAACTTACGGTAAAAGTTTTGATATTGGTTGTGATGATGTCTTGACTTACAAAGAAATATTGCTCGGTTTTGCGAAAATCCGAGGTTTAAAAAGAACAATTGTTACGTTGCCGGTAATGACACCAAAATTGTCGTCGTACTGGCTATATTTCATTACTTCAACCACTTACAGTTTGGCAAGTTCGCTTGTTGGAAGTATGAAAATTGAGGTGATTTGCGACAAAGAAAGTTTAGCAGAGATAAAAAAGATTACTGGAGTAAAGCCATTATCTTACGAAATGGCATTGCAAAGGACATTAGCAAAGATTCAGGCCAACGAAATACGTTCGAGCTGGAAGGACAGTTTTGTCAGTAGTAGAAATGATTCTTCACTCAAAGAATTTATAGAAGTGCCGCATTTTGGCTGTTTCAAAGACGTTAGGAGTGAAAAATACGATGATCGGGAAAAATGTCTGAATCGTGTGTTTGGTCTTGGAGGAAAAAACGGTTGGTACGGACAAAGCCTTTGGAAAGTCAGAGGGTTTTTGGATGTTTTGGTTGGTGGTCCAGGTTTGAGAAGAGGAAGAACGCATCCAACGCAACTTCACGAAGGTGATGCTTTGGATTTTTGGCGTGTGCTTTATGCCAGCAGGGAAGAAGGTAAATTGATTCTTATTGCTGAAATGAAACTACCTGGAGAAGCTTGGCTGATGTTCAAGTTATATAAGGGCAAACTCTGGCAGAAGGCAGTTTTTCGACCAAAAGGATTGTGGGGAAGATTGTATTGGTTTTCTGTATTGCCTTTTCACGGATTAATTTTTAAAGGAATGTTGAGAAAATTGGCTGCGGACCATTAA
- the ribA gene encoding GTP cyclohydrolase II, with product MLKIQAQSNIPTDFGMFTVYAFSENENDWSPHLVWVAEKTDFNDIINVRFHSECITGEVFHSRKCECGQQLDAAMKFMSENGGIIIYLRQEGRNIGIINKLKAYALQEQGLDTVEANLRLGLPADGRNFDVAIEMLKILEVSKVNLLTNNPEKLKAFNNSGILLNKRIPLEIESNPTNASYLTTKKDYFGHLLEKL from the coding sequence ATGTTGAAAATACAGGCTCAATCTAATATACCAACCGATTTTGGAATGTTTACCGTCTATGCATTCTCAGAAAATGAAAATGACTGGAGTCCACATTTGGTCTGGGTTGCTGAAAAAACAGATTTTAATGATATTATTAATGTACGTTTCCATTCGGAATGCATTACGGGAGAAGTTTTTCATTCCAGAAAATGTGAATGCGGTCAACAACTGGATGCCGCAATGAAATTTATGTCGGAAAACGGAGGAATAATTATTTACCTCAGACAGGAAGGTAGAAATATCGGAATCATCAATAAATTAAAAGCTTATGCCCTTCAGGAACAAGGTCTTGACACGGTAGAAGCTAATTTGAGATTGGGTTTGCCAGCAGACGGGAGAAATTTTGATGTGGCAATAGAAATGCTGAAAATTCTTGAAGTCTCAAAAGTAAATTTACTAACCAATAATCCTGAAAAACTGAAAGCTTTCAACAACAGCGGGATTTTGCTCAATAAAAGAATTCCTTTGGAAATTGAATCAAATCCTACCAATGCGTCTTATCTTACGACAAAGAAAGATTATTTCGGACATCTTTTGGAAAAGCTTTAA
- a CDS encoding TetR family transcriptional regulator C-terminal domain-containing protein, with amino-acid sequence MEQKNIITEYKIFELYGDYILNHGERPKNIYRFAKDNEFEEKDFYDYFSSFEQIEKSMLVNLFNKSVELASEVNSSDEITSKEKLLNVYFIFFENMTMNRSLVLMILGKDKLHSAKILNQLKETHRHFIKTFDFNDWEMIQKAKDDVKNFHEKAREEALWIHLVSAIEFWKKDTSPSFEKTDIFIEKTIDTGFELMDNEPLRKVVDLGKFLFKEKFRKS; translated from the coding sequence ATGGAACAAAAAAATATAATTACAGAATATAAAATATTTGAATTGTACGGCGATTACATTTTGAATCACGGAGAGAGACCAAAAAATATTTACCGTTTCGCAAAAGACAATGAGTTCGAGGAAAAAGACTTTTACGATTACTTTTCAAGCTTTGAACAGATTGAAAAATCAATGTTGGTCAATCTTTTCAATAAGTCTGTAGAACTGGCTTCGGAAGTTAACAGTTCTGATGAAATCACTTCGAAAGAAAAACTTCTGAACGTCTATTTCATCTTTTTTGAAAATATGACAATGAACCGTTCTTTGGTTTTGATGATTTTGGGAAAAGACAAATTACATTCAGCAAAAATCTTGAATCAGCTAAAGGAAACGCATCGACATTTTATCAAAACTTTTGATTTCAACGATTGGGAAATGATTCAAAAAGCGAAAGATGATGTGAAAAATTTCCACGAAAAAGCTCGTGAAGAAGCATTGTGGATTCATTTGGTTTCCGCCATCGAGTTTTGGAAAAAAGACACTTCGCCATCATTTGAAAAAACTGATATTTTCATCGAAAAAACGATTGATACAGGATTCGAATTGATGGATAATGAACCTTTGCGAAAAGTTGTAGATCTAGGAAAATTTTTATTTAAAGAAAAATTCAGAAAAAGTTAA
- a CDS encoding ABC1 kinase family protein: MKTLDKIPTGKLERTSSLLKAGAKVGVNYIKYYGNKITKDKNEDEALKTLNEDNASDIYDSLKELKGSALKVAQMLSMEKNILPQAYVEKFSLSQFSVPPLSGALVKKTFRKYFGKNPEEIFDDFTTESVNAASIGQVHKAKKGDQNFAVKIQYPGVRESISSDLKMVKPIAMKMFNIKKEGSESYFQEVENKLFEETDYNLELKRSQDISEKCNHLPNLDFPKYYPEFSCERIITMDWMNGKHFSEFTKLDNSQEDLNKIGQTLWDFYMYQMHVLKQVHADPHPGNFLISEDKKLLVIDFGCIKEIPDDFYKPYFELAKKENLNNPEIFREKLFELEILRSDDSPQEQTFFTKLFYELLELFTRPFNAEIFDFSDESFFQEIADLGQRYAKLSDMKGMNTNRGSKHFIYLNRTFFGLYNMMHDLRAKNIVINQYKNFIQ, translated from the coding sequence ATGAAAACACTCGATAAAATACCGACAGGGAAATTAGAAAGGACGAGCAGTTTGCTGAAAGCGGGTGCAAAAGTTGGCGTTAATTACATCAAATATTACGGTAATAAAATTACGAAAGACAAAAACGAAGACGAAGCGTTGAAGACTTTAAATGAAGACAATGCTTCCGACATTTACGATTCTCTGAAAGAATTGAAAGGCTCCGCTTTGAAAGTTGCGCAAATGTTAAGTATGGAGAAAAACATCCTTCCACAGGCTTATGTAGAAAAATTTTCTTTGTCGCAATTTTCCGTTCCGCCACTTTCGGGAGCTCTGGTTAAAAAAACTTTCAGAAAATATTTTGGTAAAAATCCGGAAGAAATTTTTGACGACTTTACAACGGAATCTGTGAATGCAGCAAGTATTGGTCAGGTTCATAAAGCCAAAAAAGGTGATCAAAATTTTGCTGTTAAAATTCAATATCCCGGAGTGAGAGAAAGCATCTCCAGTGATCTGAAAATGGTAAAACCGATTGCGATGAAGATGTTCAATATCAAAAAAGAAGGATCGGAATCTTACTTTCAGGAAGTTGAAAACAAATTATTTGAGGAAACTGATTACAATCTTGAATTGAAAAGAAGTCAGGATATCTCGGAAAAATGCAACCACCTTCCGAATCTTGACTTTCCGAAATATTATCCTGAATTTTCGTGTGAAAGAATTATCACGATGGATTGGATGAACGGAAAACATTTCTCAGAATTCACAAAATTAGATAATTCTCAGGAAGATTTGAACAAAATCGGACAGACGCTTTGGGATTTTTATATGTACCAAATGCACGTTTTGAAGCAGGTTCACGCTGACCCGCATCCCGGAAATTTCCTGATTTCGGAGGATAAAAAATTGCTTGTGATTGACTTTGGTTGCATCAAGGAAATTCCGGATGATTTTTATAAACCTTATTTTGAATTGGCTAAAAAAGAGAATCTAAATAATCCTGAGATTTTCAGAGAAAAGCTGTTCGAACTAGAGATTTTACGTTCGGATGATTCGCCTCAGGAACAGACTTTTTTTACAAAATTATTCTACGAATTGCTGGAATTATTCACGAGACCTTTCAACGCAGAAATTTTTGATTTTTCTGATGAATCGTTCTTTCAGGAAATTGCAGATTTGGGTCAGAGATATGCGAAACTTAGTGATATGAAAGGGATGAACACAAACAGAGGTTCGAAACATTTTATTTATCTGAACCGAACTTTCTTCGGTTTATACAATATGATGCACGATTTGAGAGCCAAAAATATCGTTATCAATCAATACAAAAATTTCATTCAGTAA
- a CDS encoding DUF2256 domain-containing protein translates to MPANLPSKICEVCGFPFNWRKKWKKNWDDVKYCSEKCRRTKCLKSSD, encoded by the coding sequence ATGCCTGCCAACTTACCTTCAAAGATTTGTGAAGTCTGCGGATTTCCCTTCAATTGGCGGAAAAAGTGGAAGAAAAATTGGGACGACGTAAAATATTGCAGCGAAAAATGCCGAAGAACTAAATGTTTAAAATCTTCAGATTAA